A genomic window from Macaca mulatta isolate MMU2019108-1 chromosome 19, T2T-MMU8v2.0, whole genome shotgun sequence includes:
- the ANKRD24 gene encoding ankyrin repeat domain-containing protein 24 isoform X4, producing the protein MKQLCLCAAASFASQDWGKSDERLLQAVENNDAPRVATLIARKGLVPTKLDPEGKSAFHLAAMRGAASCLEVMIAHGANVMSTDGAGYNALHLAAKYGHPQCLKQLLQASCVVDVVDSSGWTALHHAVAGGCLSCSEVLCSFKAHLNPQDRSGATPLIIAAQMCHTDLCRLLLQQGAAANDQDLQGRTALMLACEGASPETVEVLLQGGAQPGITDALGQDAAHYGALAGDKLILHLLQEAAQRPSPPSALTEDDSGEASSQNSMSSHGKQGAPKKRKAPPPPASIPMPDDRDAYEEIVRLRQERGRLLQKIRGLEQHKERRQQESPEASSLHSLERQVQELQQLLVERQEEKESLGREVESLQSRLSLLENERENTSYDVTTLQDEEGELPDFPGAEALLSRQLSPSAQERLASLQEQVAVLTRQNQELMEKVQILENFEKDETQMEVEASAEVIPLALYDSLRAEFDQLRRQHAEALQALRQQETREVPREERAAYGESEGVGATATKNGPTHMELNGSVAPETKVNGAETTDEKAAGDETMEARTMEATSTAAEATGATATETKPTGAEVREMETVEEEANMETKPTGVQTTDTEATGVEAMGVEATKTKAEEAEVLACRVGAGQPEPPVTGTTNMEATGSRATGVEATGFGATGVENPGVEAMAPGVSAGPVLHPGAAEASEKLQVELETRIRGLEEALRQREREAAAELEAALGKCEAAEAEAGRLRERVREAEGSGASVERGGGDTAQLRAALEQAREDLRDRDSRLRELEAASACLDEARASRLLAEEEARGLRAELAQREEARLEQSRELEVLREQLATAKATGEQQRTAAAELGRARDAAEARVAELAAACEEARQGLAELREASEALRQSVVPATEHRRLQEEALELRGRAASLEQEVVATGKEAARLRAELERERVCSVALSEHERIVGVLQANVAQLEGQLEELGRRHEKTSAEVFQVQREALFMKSERHAAEAQLATAEQQLRGLRTEAERARQAQSRAQEALDKAKEKDKKITELSKEVFSLKEALKEQPAALATPEVEALRDQVKDLQQQLQEAARDHSSVVALYRSHLLYAIQGQMDEDVQQILSQILQMQRLQAQGR; encoded by the exons ATGAAGCAGCTGTGTCTGTGCGCAGCCGCCTCCTTCGCG AGTCAAGACTGGGGCAAGAGTGACGAGAGGCTGCTACAAGCTGTGGAAAACAACGATGCACCTCGGGTGGCCACCCTCATCGCCCGCAAGGGACTGGTGCCCACGAAGCTAGACCCCGAGGGCAAGTCCGC GTTCCACCTGGCAGCCATGCGGGGTGCAGCCAGCTGTCTGGAGGTGATGATAGCTCATGGTGCCAATGTCATGAGCACAGATGGGGCAG gTTACAATGCCCTCCACCTGGCCGCCAAATACGGGCACCCACAGTGCTTGAAGCAACTACTGCAG GCTTCCTGCGTGGTGGACGTCGTGGACAGCAGCGGGTGGACTGCCCTACACCATGCAG tggctggtggCTGTCTCTCCTGTTCAGAGGTGCTCTGCTCCTTCAAGGCACATCTAAACCCCCAAGATCGG TCAGGTGCAACACCCCTCATTATAGCAGCTCAGATGTGTCACACAGACCTGTGCCGTCTCCTACTGCAGCAAGGGGCTGCAGCGAATGATCAGGACCTGCAAGGCAG GACGGCCCTGATGCTGGCCTGTGAGGGGGCCAGCCCGGAAACAGTGGAAGTCCTGCTGCAGGGCGGAGCCCAGCCGGGCATCACCGATGCGCTGGGGCAGGACGCGGCTCACTATGGCGCGCTGGCGGGGGACAAGCTCATCCTGCACCTTCTGCAAGAGGCGGCCCagcgcccctccccacccagc GCCCTCACAGAGGATGACTCAGGCGAGGCGTCATCTCAG aACTCTATGTCCAGCCATGGAAAGCAGGGGGCCCCCAAGAAGCGGAAGGCGCCTCCACCTCCCGCCAGCATCCCCATGCCG GATGATCGAGATGCCTATGAGGAGATCGTGAGGCTGCGCCAGGAGAGGGGCCGCCTCCTGCAGAAGATCCGGGGCCTGGAACAGCACAAGGAACGGAGGCAGCAGGAG TCCCCGGAGGCCAGCTCCCTGCACAGCCTGGAGAGACAG GTGCAAGAGCTGCAGCAGCTGCTGGTGGAGAgacaggaggagaaggagagccTGGGACGGGAGGTGGAGAGTTTGCAGAGCCGGCTGTCCCTGCTGGAG AACGAGCGGGAGAATACTAGCTATGATGTGACCACTCTGCAGGATGAGGAGGGTGAGCTGCCTGACTTTCCAG GGGCCGAGGCGCTGCTGTCCAGGCAACTCAGCCCGTCGGCCCAGGAACGCCTGGCCTCGCTGCAGGAACAGGTGGCTGTGCTCACCAGACAGAACCAGGAACTGATGGAGAAGGTCCAG atCCTGGAGAACTTTGAGAAGGATGAGACACAGATGGAAGTGGAAGCTTCAGCAGAGGTCATCCCTCTTGCCCTCTATGACTCTCTCCGGGCCGAGTTTGACCAGCTGCGCAGGCAGCACGCTGAGGCCCTGCAGGCACTGAGGCAGCAGGAGACACGAGAGGTCCCCAGAGAAGAGAGGGCAGCCTATGGGGAGAGTGAGGGTGTTGGAGCCACAGCCACCAAAAACGGGCCAACCCACATGGAGCTAAATGGCTCAGTGGCTCCAGAAACCAAAGTTAATggagctgagaccacagatgaGAAGGCTGCAGGAGATGAAACCATGGAAGCCAGGACTATGGAAGCCACGTCCACGGCAGCTGAGGCCACGGGAGCCACGGCCACAGAGACAAAACCCACAGGGGCTGAGGTCAGAGAAATGGAGACTgtagaagaggaagcaaacatggAAACTAAGCCCACAGGAGtgcagaccacagacacagaggcCACAGGAGTGGAGGCCATGGGAGTGGAggccacaaaaacaaaagcagaggaAGCAGAAGTGTTGGCCTGCAGAGTGGGTGCTGGGCAACCAGAGCCCCCAGTCACAGGGACCACAAACATGGAGGCCACAGGCTCTAGGGCCACGGGGGTAGAAGCCACAGGATTCGGTGCCACAGGTGTAGAGAACCCCGGGGTAGAGGCCATGGCCCCGGGGGTCTCTGCTGGCCCTGTCCTACATCCTGGTGCTGCAGAGGCCTCGGAAAAGCTTCAAGTAGAGCTGGAGACCAGGATTCGCGGCTTGGAGGAGGCGCTCCGGCAGCGGGAGCGGGAGGCAGCTGCGGAGCTGGAGGCGGCCCTGGGGAAGTGCGAGGCCGCGGAAGCTGAGGCGGGCCGGCTGCGAGAGCGCGTCCGCGAGGCCGAGGGCAGCGGGGCCAGCGTGGAGAGGGGTGGCGGCGACACTGCACAGCTGCGGGCCGCCCTGGAGCAGGCCCGGGAGGATCTCCGAGACCGGGACTCCCGCCTGCGGGAGCTGGAGGCGGCCTCGGCCTGCCTGGATGAGGCTCGCGCCAGCCGGCTACTCGCCGAGGAGGAGGCCCGGGGCCTGCGGGCGGAGCTGGCCCAGCGGGAGGAGGCGCGGCTGGAGCAGAGCCGGGAGCTGGAGGTGCTGCGGGAGCAGCTGGCCACGGCCAAGGCCACGGGGGAGCAGCAGCGCACAGCGGCCGCGGAGCTGGGCCGGGCACGGGACGCGGCCGAAGCCCGAGTGGCTGAGCTGGCTGCGGCCTGCGAGGAGGCGCGGCAGGGCCTGGCCGAGCTGCGGGAGGCCTCCGAGGCCCTCCGCCAGTCCGTGGTGCCGGCCACTGAGCACCGCCGGCTGCAGGAGGAGGCCCTGGAGCTGCGGGGCCGGGCAGCCAGTCTGGAGCAGGAGGTGGTGGCCACGGGCAAGGAGGCCGCCCGGCTGCGCGCGGAGCTGGAGCGGGAGCGTGTGTGCAGCGTGGCTCTCTCCGAGCACGAACGCATCGTGGGCGTCCTGCAGGCCAACGTGGCACAGCTGGaggggcagctggaggagctgggaCGGCGGCATGAGAAGACCAGTGCAGAGGTCTTCCAG GTGCAGCGTGAGGCCCTGTTCATGAAGAGTGAGCGACATGCCGCCGAGGCGCAGCTGGCCACAGCAGAGCAGCAGCTACGGGGGCTACGGACCGAAGCGGAAAGGGCTCGCCAGGCCCAGAGCCGGGCCCAGGAGGCTCTGGACAAGGCCAAGGAGAAGGACAAGAAG ATCACAGAACTCTCCAAAGAAGTCTTCAGTCTTAAGGAGGCCTTGAAGGAGCAGCCGGCCGCCCTGGCCACCCCCGAGGTGGAGGCCCTCCGTGACCAGGTGAAGGATTTACAGCAGCAGCTGCAG GAAGCTGCCAGGGACCACTCCAGCGTGGTGGCTTTGTACAGAAGCCACCTCCTCTACGCCATTCAG GGCCAGATGGATGAAGACGTGCAGCAGATTCTCAGCCAGATTCTGCAGATGCAGAGACTCCAGGCTCAGGGCCGCTGA
- the ANKRD24 gene encoding ankyrin repeat domain-containing protein 24 isoform X3: MSCGTTFFVVHTRGLAVLPRLVSKFLGSNDPPTSASQAATGMSHHALLTFFIFCRDGVLLCCPSWSQTPGLKRSSHLGLPKCWDDRREPPRLVQGTTFWKQMPGGCSGDDAGGGLLLDNWGDGPGGRCWGSQAWGTLSEDPLAQDHLPLQLRLSPTDLGSCPPCGPCPIPKPAARGRRQSQDWGKSDERLLQAVENNDAPRVATLIARKGLVPTKLDPEGKSAFHLAAMRGAASCLEVMIAHGANVMSTDGAGYNALHLAAKYGHPQCLKQLLQASCVVDVVDSSGWTALHHAETGSCYVGPVAGGCLSCSEVLCSFKAHLNPQDRSGATPLIIAAQMCHTDLCRLLLQQGAAANDQDLQGRTALMLACEGASPETVEVLLQGGAQPGITDALGQDAAHYGALAGDKLILHLLQEAAQRPSPPSALTEDDSGEASSQNSMSSHGKQGAPKKRKAPPPPASIPMPDDRDAYEEIVRLRQERGRLLQKIRGLEQHKERRQQESPEASSLHSLERQVQELQQLLVERQEEKESLGREVESLQSRLSLLENERENTSYDVTTLQDEEGELPDFPGAEALLSRQLSPSAQERLASLQEQVAVLTRQNQELMEKVQILENFEKDETQMEVEASAEVIPLALYDSLRAEFDQLRRQHAEALQALRQQETREVPREERAAYGESEGVGATATKNGPTHMELNGSVAPETKVNGAETTDEKAAGDETMEARTMEATSTAAEATGATATETKPTGAEVREMETVEEEANMETKPTGVQTTDTEATGVEAMGVEATKTKAEEAEVLACRVGAGQPEPPVTGTTNMEATGSRATGVEATGFGATGVENPGVEAMAPGVSAGPVLHPGAAEASEKLQVELETRIRGLEEALRQREREAAAELEAALGKCEAAEAEAGRLRERVREAEGSGASVERGGGDTAQLRAALEQAREDLRDRDSRLRELEAASACLDEARASRLLAEEEARGLRAELAQREEARLEQSRELEVLREQLATAKATGEQQRTAAAELGRARDAAEARVAELAAACEEARQGLAELREASEALRQSVVPATEHRRLQEEALELRGRAASLEQEVVATGKEAARLRAELERERVCSVALSEHERIVGVLQANVAQLEGQLEELGRRHEKTSAEVFQVQREALFMKSERHAAEAQLATAEQQLRGLRTEAERARQAQSRAQEALDKAKEKDKKITELSKEVFSLKEALKEQPAALATPEVEALRDQVKDLQQQLQEAARDHSSVVALYRSHLLYAIQGQMDEDVQQILSQILQMQRLQAQGR, translated from the exons ATGAGTTGTGGGACAACTTTTTTTGTTGTACACAcaaggggtcttgctgtgttgcccaggctggtctcaaaattcctgggctcaaatgatcctcccacctcagcctcccaagcagctacaggcatgagccaccacgccctgctgactttttttattttttgtagagacggggtcctactgtgttgcccaagttggtctcaaactcctgggctcaagcgatcctcccaccttggcctccccaagtgctgggatgacaggcgtgagcccccgcgcctggtCCAGGGAACAACCTTTTGGAAACAGATGCCAGGGGGCTGCTCAGGGGATGATGCTGGTGGTGGGCTTTTGTTGGACAACTGGGGTGATGGGCCTGGGGGCAGATGCTGGGGGTCGCAGGCTTGGGGAACACTGTCTGAGGACCCCCTCGCCCAGGACCACCTCCCCCTGCAGCTGCGGCTCAGCCCCACTGACCTTGGCTCCTGCCCGCCCTGCGGCCCCTGCCCCATCCCGAAGCCGGCAGCCAGAGGCAGGCGCCAG AGTCAAGACTGGGGCAAGAGTGACGAGAGGCTGCTACAAGCTGTGGAAAACAACGATGCACCTCGGGTGGCCACCCTCATCGCCCGCAAGGGACTGGTGCCCACGAAGCTAGACCCCGAGGGCAAGTCCGC GTTCCACCTGGCAGCCATGCGGGGTGCAGCCAGCTGTCTGGAGGTGATGATAGCTCATGGTGCCAATGTCATGAGCACAGATGGGGCAG gTTACAATGCCCTCCACCTGGCCGCCAAATACGGGCACCCACAGTGCTTGAAGCAACTACTGCAG GCTTCCTGCGTGGTGGACGTCGTGGACAGCAGCGGGTGGACTGCCCTACACCATGCAG agacaggatcttgctatgttggcccag tggctggtggCTGTCTCTCCTGTTCAGAGGTGCTCTGCTCCTTCAAGGCACATCTAAACCCCCAAGATCGG TCAGGTGCAACACCCCTCATTATAGCAGCTCAGATGTGTCACACAGACCTGTGCCGTCTCCTACTGCAGCAAGGGGCTGCAGCGAATGATCAGGACCTGCAAGGCAG GACGGCCCTGATGCTGGCCTGTGAGGGGGCCAGCCCGGAAACAGTGGAAGTCCTGCTGCAGGGCGGAGCCCAGCCGGGCATCACCGATGCGCTGGGGCAGGACGCGGCTCACTATGGCGCGCTGGCGGGGGACAAGCTCATCCTGCACCTTCTGCAAGAGGCGGCCCagcgcccctccccacccagc GCCCTCACAGAGGATGACTCAGGCGAGGCGTCATCTCAG aACTCTATGTCCAGCCATGGAAAGCAGGGGGCCCCCAAGAAGCGGAAGGCGCCTCCACCTCCCGCCAGCATCCCCATGCCG GATGATCGAGATGCCTATGAGGAGATCGTGAGGCTGCGCCAGGAGAGGGGCCGCCTCCTGCAGAAGATCCGGGGCCTGGAACAGCACAAGGAACGGAGGCAGCAGGAG TCCCCGGAGGCCAGCTCCCTGCACAGCCTGGAGAGACAG GTGCAAGAGCTGCAGCAGCTGCTGGTGGAGAgacaggaggagaaggagagccTGGGACGGGAGGTGGAGAGTTTGCAGAGCCGGCTGTCCCTGCTGGAG AACGAGCGGGAGAATACTAGCTATGATGTGACCACTCTGCAGGATGAGGAGGGTGAGCTGCCTGACTTTCCAG GGGCCGAGGCGCTGCTGTCCAGGCAACTCAGCCCGTCGGCCCAGGAACGCCTGGCCTCGCTGCAGGAACAGGTGGCTGTGCTCACCAGACAGAACCAGGAACTGATGGAGAAGGTCCAG atCCTGGAGAACTTTGAGAAGGATGAGACACAGATGGAAGTGGAAGCTTCAGCAGAGGTCATCCCTCTTGCCCTCTATGACTCTCTCCGGGCCGAGTTTGACCAGCTGCGCAGGCAGCACGCTGAGGCCCTGCAGGCACTGAGGCAGCAGGAGACACGAGAGGTCCCCAGAGAAGAGAGGGCAGCCTATGGGGAGAGTGAGGGTGTTGGAGCCACAGCCACCAAAAACGGGCCAACCCACATGGAGCTAAATGGCTCAGTGGCTCCAGAAACCAAAGTTAATggagctgagaccacagatgaGAAGGCTGCAGGAGATGAAACCATGGAAGCCAGGACTATGGAAGCCACGTCCACGGCAGCTGAGGCCACGGGAGCCACGGCCACAGAGACAAAACCCACAGGGGCTGAGGTCAGAGAAATGGAGACTgtagaagaggaagcaaacatggAAACTAAGCCCACAGGAGtgcagaccacagacacagaggcCACAGGAGTGGAGGCCATGGGAGTGGAggccacaaaaacaaaagcagaggaAGCAGAAGTGTTGGCCTGCAGAGTGGGTGCTGGGCAACCAGAGCCCCCAGTCACAGGGACCACAAACATGGAGGCCACAGGCTCTAGGGCCACGGGGGTAGAAGCCACAGGATTCGGTGCCACAGGTGTAGAGAACCCCGGGGTAGAGGCCATGGCCCCGGGGGTCTCTGCTGGCCCTGTCCTACATCCTGGTGCTGCAGAGGCCTCGGAAAAGCTTCAAGTAGAGCTGGAGACCAGGATTCGCGGCTTGGAGGAGGCGCTCCGGCAGCGGGAGCGGGAGGCAGCTGCGGAGCTGGAGGCGGCCCTGGGGAAGTGCGAGGCCGCGGAAGCTGAGGCGGGCCGGCTGCGAGAGCGCGTCCGCGAGGCCGAGGGCAGCGGGGCCAGCGTGGAGAGGGGTGGCGGCGACACTGCACAGCTGCGGGCCGCCCTGGAGCAGGCCCGGGAGGATCTCCGAGACCGGGACTCCCGCCTGCGGGAGCTGGAGGCGGCCTCGGCCTGCCTGGATGAGGCTCGCGCCAGCCGGCTACTCGCCGAGGAGGAGGCCCGGGGCCTGCGGGCGGAGCTGGCCCAGCGGGAGGAGGCGCGGCTGGAGCAGAGCCGGGAGCTGGAGGTGCTGCGGGAGCAGCTGGCCACGGCCAAGGCCACGGGGGAGCAGCAGCGCACAGCGGCCGCGGAGCTGGGCCGGGCACGGGACGCGGCCGAAGCCCGAGTGGCTGAGCTGGCTGCGGCCTGCGAGGAGGCGCGGCAGGGCCTGGCCGAGCTGCGGGAGGCCTCCGAGGCCCTCCGCCAGTCCGTGGTGCCGGCCACTGAGCACCGCCGGCTGCAGGAGGAGGCCCTGGAGCTGCGGGGCCGGGCAGCCAGTCTGGAGCAGGAGGTGGTGGCCACGGGCAAGGAGGCCGCCCGGCTGCGCGCGGAGCTGGAGCGGGAGCGTGTGTGCAGCGTGGCTCTCTCCGAGCACGAACGCATCGTGGGCGTCCTGCAGGCCAACGTGGCACAGCTGGaggggcagctggaggagctgggaCGGCGGCATGAGAAGACCAGTGCAGAGGTCTTCCAG GTGCAGCGTGAGGCCCTGTTCATGAAGAGTGAGCGACATGCCGCCGAGGCGCAGCTGGCCACAGCAGAGCAGCAGCTACGGGGGCTACGGACCGAAGCGGAAAGGGCTCGCCAGGCCCAGAGCCGGGCCCAGGAGGCTCTGGACAAGGCCAAGGAGAAGGACAAGAAG ATCACAGAACTCTCCAAAGAAGTCTTCAGTCTTAAGGAGGCCTTGAAGGAGCAGCCGGCCGCCCTGGCCACCCCCGAGGTGGAGGCCCTCCGTGACCAGGTGAAGGATTTACAGCAGCAGCTGCAG GAAGCTGCCAGGGACCACTCCAGCGTGGTGGCTTTGTACAGAAGCCACCTCCTCTACGCCATTCAG GGCCAGATGGATGAAGACGTGCAGCAGATTCTCAGCCAGATTCTGCAGATGCAGAGACTCCAGGCTCAGGGCCGCTGA
- the ANKRD24 gene encoding ankyrin repeat domain-containing protein 24 isoform X5 — MSCGTTFFVVHTRGLAVLPRLVSKFLGSNDPPTSASQAATGMSHHALLTFFIFCRDGVLLCCPSWSQTPGLKRSSHLGLPKCWDDRREPPRLVQGTTFWKQMPGGCSGDDAGGGLLLDNWGDGPGGRCWGSQAWGTLSEDPLAQDHLPLQLRLSPTDLGSCPPCGPCPIPKPAARGRRQSQDWGKSDERLLQAVENNDAPRVATLIARKGLVPTKLDPEGKSAFHLAAMRGAASCLEVMIAHGANVMSTDGAGYNALHLAAKYGHPQCLKQLLQASCVVDVVDSSGWTALHHAVAGGCLSCSEVLCSFKAHLNPQDRSGATPLIIAAQMCHTDLCRLLLQQGAAANDQDLQGRTALMLACEGASPETVEVLLQGGAQPGITDALGQDAAHYGALAGDKLILHLLQEAAQRPSPPSEDDSGEASSQNSMSSHGKQGAPKKRKAPPPPASIPMPDDRDAYEEIVRLRQERGRLLQKIRGLEQHKERRQQESPEASSLHSLERQVQELQQLLVERQEEKESLGREVESLQSRLSLLEDEEGELPDFPGAEALLSRQLSPSAQERLASLQEQVAVLTRQNQELMEKVQILENFEKDETQMEVEASAEVIPLALYDSLRAEFDQLRRQHAEALQALRQQETREVPREERAAYGESEGVGATATKNGPTHMELNGSVAPETKVNGAETTDEKAAGDETMEARTMEATSTAAEATGATATETKPTGAEVREMETVEEEANMETKPTGVQTTDTEATGVEAMGVEATKTKAEEAEVLACRVGAGQPEPPVTGTTNMEATGSRATGVEATGFGATGVENPGVEAMAPGVSAGPVLHPGAAEASEKLQVELETRIRGLEEALRQREREAAAELEAALGKCEAAEAEAGRLRERVREAEGSGASVERGGGDTAQLRAALEQAREDLRDRDSRLRELEAASACLDEARASRLLAEEEARGLRAELAQREEARLEQSRELEVLREQLATAKATGEQQRTAAAELGRARDAAEARVAELAAACEEARQGLAELREASEALRQSVVPATEHRRLQEEALELRGRAASLEQEVVATGKEAARLRAELERERVCSVALSEHERIVGVLQANVAQLEGQLEELGRRHEKTSAEVFQVQREALFMKSERHAAEAQLATAEQQLRGLRTEAERARQAQSRAQEALDKAKEKDKKITELSKEVFSLKEALKEQPAALATPEVEALRDQVKDLQQQLQEAARDHSSVVALYRSHLLYAIQGQMDEDVQQILSQILQMQRLQAQGR, encoded by the exons ATGAGTTGTGGGACAACTTTTTTTGTTGTACACAcaaggggtcttgctgtgttgcccaggctggtctcaaaattcctgggctcaaatgatcctcccacctcagcctcccaagcagctacaggcatgagccaccacgccctgctgactttttttattttttgtagagacggggtcctactgtgttgcccaagttggtctcaaactcctgggctcaagcgatcctcccaccttggcctccccaagtgctgggatgacaggcgtgagcccccgcgcctggtCCAGGGAACAACCTTTTGGAAACAGATGCCAGGGGGCTGCTCAGGGGATGATGCTGGTGGTGGGCTTTTGTTGGACAACTGGGGTGATGGGCCTGGGGGCAGATGCTGGGGGTCGCAGGCTTGGGGAACACTGTCTGAGGACCCCCTCGCCCAGGACCACCTCCCCCTGCAGCTGCGGCTCAGCCCCACTGACCTTGGCTCCTGCCCGCCCTGCGGCCCCTGCCCCATCCCGAAGCCGGCAGCCAGAGGCAGGCGCCAG AGTCAAGACTGGGGCAAGAGTGACGAGAGGCTGCTACAAGCTGTGGAAAACAACGATGCACCTCGGGTGGCCACCCTCATCGCCCGCAAGGGACTGGTGCCCACGAAGCTAGACCCCGAGGGCAAGTCCGC GTTCCACCTGGCAGCCATGCGGGGTGCAGCCAGCTGTCTGGAGGTGATGATAGCTCATGGTGCCAATGTCATGAGCACAGATGGGGCAG gTTACAATGCCCTCCACCTGGCCGCCAAATACGGGCACCCACAGTGCTTGAAGCAACTACTGCAG GCTTCCTGCGTGGTGGACGTCGTGGACAGCAGCGGGTGGACTGCCCTACACCATGCAG tggctggtggCTGTCTCTCCTGTTCAGAGGTGCTCTGCTCCTTCAAGGCACATCTAAACCCCCAAGATCGG TCAGGTGCAACACCCCTCATTATAGCAGCTCAGATGTGTCACACAGACCTGTGCCGTCTCCTACTGCAGCAAGGGGCTGCAGCGAATGATCAGGACCTGCAAGGCAG GACGGCCCTGATGCTGGCCTGTGAGGGGGCCAGCCCGGAAACAGTGGAAGTCCTGCTGCAGGGCGGAGCCCAGCCGGGCATCACCGATGCGCTGGGGCAGGACGCGGCTCACTATGGCGCGCTGGCGGGGGACAAGCTCATCCTGCACCTTCTGCAAGAGGCGGCCCagcgcccctccccacccagcg AGGATGACTCAGGCGAGGCGTCATCTCAG aACTCTATGTCCAGCCATGGAAAGCAGGGGGCCCCCAAGAAGCGGAAGGCGCCTCCACCTCCCGCCAGCATCCCCATGCCG GATGATCGAGATGCCTATGAGGAGATCGTGAGGCTGCGCCAGGAGAGGGGCCGCCTCCTGCAGAAGATCCGGGGCCTGGAACAGCACAAGGAACGGAGGCAGCAGGAG TCCCCGGAGGCCAGCTCCCTGCACAGCCTGGAGAGACAG GTGCAAGAGCTGCAGCAGCTGCTGGTGGAGAgacaggaggagaaggagagccTGGGACGGGAGGTGGAGAGTTTGCAGAGCCGGCTGTCCCTGCTGGAG GATGAGGAGGGTGAGCTGCCTGACTTTCCAG GGGCCGAGGCGCTGCTGTCCAGGCAACTCAGCCCGTCGGCCCAGGAACGCCTGGCCTCGCTGCAGGAACAGGTGGCTGTGCTCACCAGACAGAACCAGGAACTGATGGAGAAGGTCCAG atCCTGGAGAACTTTGAGAAGGATGAGACACAGATGGAAGTGGAAGCTTCAGCAGAGGTCATCCCTCTTGCCCTCTATGACTCTCTCCGGGCCGAGTTTGACCAGCTGCGCAGGCAGCACGCTGAGGCCCTGCAGGCACTGAGGCAGCAGGAGACACGAGAGGTCCCCAGAGAAGAGAGGGCAGCCTATGGGGAGAGTGAGGGTGTTGGAGCCACAGCCACCAAAAACGGGCCAACCCACATGGAGCTAAATGGCTCAGTGGCTCCAGAAACCAAAGTTAATggagctgagaccacagatgaGAAGGCTGCAGGAGATGAAACCATGGAAGCCAGGACTATGGAAGCCACGTCCACGGCAGCTGAGGCCACGGGAGCCACGGCCACAGAGACAAAACCCACAGGGGCTGAGGTCAGAGAAATGGAGACTgtagaagaggaagcaaacatggAAACTAAGCCCACAGGAGtgcagaccacagacacagaggcCACAGGAGTGGAGGCCATGGGAGTGGAggccacaaaaacaaaagcagaggaAGCAGAAGTGTTGGCCTGCAGAGTGGGTGCTGGGCAACCAGAGCCCCCAGTCACAGGGACCACAAACATGGAGGCCACAGGCTCTAGGGCCACGGGGGTAGAAGCCACAGGATTCGGTGCCACAGGTGTAGAGAACCCCGGGGTAGAGGCCATGGCCCCGGGGGTCTCTGCTGGCCCTGTCCTACATCCTGGTGCTGCAGAGGCCTCGGAAAAGCTTCAAGTAGAGCTGGAGACCAGGATTCGCGGCTTGGAGGAGGCGCTCCGGCAGCGGGAGCGGGAGGCAGCTGCGGAGCTGGAGGCGGCCCTGGGGAAGTGCGAGGCCGCGGAAGCTGAGGCGGGCCGGCTGCGAGAGCGCGTCCGCGAGGCCGAGGGCAGCGGGGCCAGCGTGGAGAGGGGTGGCGGCGACACTGCACAGCTGCGGGCCGCCCTGGAGCAGGCCCGGGAGGATCTCCGAGACCGGGACTCCCGCCTGCGGGAGCTGGAGGCGGCCTCGGCCTGCCTGGATGAGGCTCGCGCCAGCCGGCTACTCGCCGAGGAGGAGGCCCGGGGCCTGCGGGCGGAGCTGGCCCAGCGGGAGGAGGCGCGGCTGGAGCAGAGCCGGGAGCTGGAGGTGCTGCGGGAGCAGCTGGCCACGGCCAAGGCCACGGGGGAGCAGCAGCGCACAGCGGCCGCGGAGCTGGGCCGGGCACGGGACGCGGCCGAAGCCCGAGTGGCTGAGCTGGCTGCGGCCTGCGAGGAGGCGCGGCAGGGCCTGGCCGAGCTGCGGGAGGCCTCCGAGGCCCTCCGCCAGTCCGTGGTGCCGGCCACTGAGCACCGCCGGCTGCAGGAGGAGGCCCTGGAGCTGCGGGGCCGGGCAGCCAGTCTGGAGCAGGAGGTGGTGGCCACGGGCAAGGAGGCCGCCCGGCTGCGCGCGGAGCTGGAGCGGGAGCGTGTGTGCAGCGTGGCTCTCTCCGAGCACGAACGCATCGTGGGCGTCCTGCAGGCCAACGTGGCACAGCTGGaggggcagctggaggagctgggaCGGCGGCATGAGAAGACCAGTGCAGAGGTCTTCCAG GTGCAGCGTGAGGCCCTGTTCATGAAGAGTGAGCGACATGCCGCCGAGGCGCAGCTGGCCACAGCAGAGCAGCAGCTACGGGGGCTACGGACCGAAGCGGAAAGGGCTCGCCAGGCCCAGAGCCGGGCCCAGGAGGCTCTGGACAAGGCCAAGGAGAAGGACAAGAAG ATCACAGAACTCTCCAAAGAAGTCTTCAGTCTTAAGGAGGCCTTGAAGGAGCAGCCGGCCGCCCTGGCCACCCCCGAGGTGGAGGCCCTCCGTGACCAGGTGAAGGATTTACAGCAGCAGCTGCAG GAAGCTGCCAGGGACCACTCCAGCGTGGTGGCTTTGTACAGAAGCCACCTCCTCTACGCCATTCAG GGCCAGATGGATGAAGACGTGCAGCAGATTCTCAGCCAGATTCTGCAGATGCAGAGACTCCAGGCTCAGGGCCGCTGA